The genomic interval ACTTCCCTGGCTCGAATTGGAAATAAGAATGTTTACACCAGCTAAAGGTTCTTTGGTTTGGGCATCAATAATTCGTCCGGAAATGGTAGTTTGGGCAAAAGTTAATGTATAGAGGGAAAACAGAGCCAGCAGGCAGCTCATGAGCTTTTTCATAGCAAAAGGTTTAATAGATGTTGAAGAATTCACATGAAAGCAGGTGAACTACGATGGTAGCTACCAGACAAGAGGAATCAGTTGTCCATTAAACTTTAGGAGGGGTAAATACAGCCTGCGAAGGTGCCGTATATGTGCAGGACAGATAGAAGGATACCGGCGTTATTAAAGCAATCAATCCTGTAAAGCGGAAATTTATCCCCTGATGAATAAATAATACATCTGCTTTTGCTTTGACATTTCCAGAGGGGAGATGTTCATGTTTGTCGGCTTGCTTTAGCTGTTTGGCCAAGTAACACTTTCCCTGACAGGTATTCTCTGGTTCGGCTTTATTGATGCAAAGTACCCTGGCAATAATATCTTTATTTAGCTCATAGCCGGCAATAATAGAAAGCCTGCTGAAGCTTTGCATCAGCACACAGAAAATCAGCAATATGGATATGGCTCTCTGCAAGGTATGATTGATCGTTCAAAGATATGAATCTGCCTGTTAATTAAACGTTAAATTATTTTAAAGTTAAGATATATCTTAATTTTTGGGTTCTAACTACACGAATCCAATACGGATACAAACCTAAGGTAAGATTCTGTATGGTAAAATGGTACTTTTATACTAATACTTACCACCCACCGTTCTTCCAGCGGTAGCTAATCTTCGAAAATTTTAATTCTGCTGGAGGTGTAAAAAAGGACAGCGGCTGAGGCAACGACTATAACCAGGTAGATTAATACCCTTGCCCATTCCATAAAAATGAGTTCTCCAATCAGAAAAAGCATAGAATAGGTCATAACCACCGAACTGATCCAGCAAACAAATAAAATTCCGATACGGCCTGAACTTCCGCTATTGGCCTGTTGAAAAGGCCCCCAGGCTCCATCTGGCTTGATCTTATTGTAAAAACTAGCCAGTACTGACCTATCTGTTGGCTGTGTCACAAACGTGATTACCAGCCAGGATATGGTGGTTACCCCTACGGTGAAAAAGAAACTTCTCGGGTTTTCGATGATAGGTTCTGTCCAGCCTAATACAAATTTAGAAACGCCATAGGCGATAAAAGGCACCAAAGTCGCCGTAATCTCGGACCAGGCATTAATACGCCACCAGTACCACCGTAAAATTAAGACAAGCCCCAGTCCGGCACCGCATTCTATGATAAACTGCCATACAGCTGAAATAGAATTAATACGGGAAGTAGCAAACAAAGCCACCAGCATCATAATCAGTGTAGCCACTCTGGAAGCAGTCACCAGAGATTTTTCGCTGGCATCTGGTTTTACAAAGCGCCTGTAAAAATCATTGACTAAATAACTGGTACCCCAGTTCAACTGGGTAGAAATAGTACTCATATAGGCTGCCAGGAAAGCCACCAGCAGCAAGCCTTTCAGTCCGACCGGCAGAAAATCCTTCATGGTCATCACAAAACCTAATTTTTTATCTGCCACACTTAGTTCAGGATATAACACAAGAGAGCAGAGACCCACCAGAATCCAGGGCCAGGGACGCAGGCAATAATGGGCAATCTGAAAGAATAAGGTGGCAATAATGGCATGACGTTCATTTTTGGCGCTCATCATCCGCTGGGCTACATAGCCTCCGCCTCCGGGTTCAGCACCAGGATACCAGGCGGCCCACCATTGTACGCCTACAAATGCCAGAAACGAACCTAAACTTAAGGTTAACGTAGTGAGATTGGAGGCAGTACCATCTGTCGTTTTTCCGCCAATATTTGGAAAGAAGCTTAATGACCAGGAAGGTAGTTTTTCTTTCAGACCTGTAATTCCCCCTATCTCATCGGAGCTTACCACAATGATGGCCAGAATAATACAGCCTCCCATAGCTATGATAAACTGCACCACATCGGTAATAGCCACCCCTAGTAAACCCGACATACTGGTATATATTACCACAATAAACATTGCTGCTGCTACATACCATAAAGATTGCTCATTGGGAATATTAAAAAAAACCTGTAAGATGGCAACGAGCGCTACATTTACCCAGCCGATAATAAGTGCATTCATAAAAATGCCCATATAGATCGCCCTAAAGCCTCTCAGAAAAGCAGCTGGTTTGCCTGAATACCGAATTTCAATCAGTTCAATATCCGTTAAAATATTAGCTCTCCGCCAGAACTTGGCAAAGAAAAAAGTAGTAAGCATTCCGCCAGCCAGCATGTTCCACCAGAGCCAGTTACCGGCAATTCCTCCCGTAGCTACCAGTTCGGTTACTGCCAGAGGTGTATCAGCGGCAAAGGTGGTAGCCACCATAGAAGTACCCGCAATCCACCAGGAAAGATTTCTGCCCCCAAGAAAAAAATGACTGGTATCCTGGCCTGCCTGTTTGGTGTATTTTAATCCAATCAAGAGTGAAATAACAAAAAAAGCAGCGATGATCAGCCAGTCCAGTAGTGCAAGTTCCATAAATGAATTAATAGTAAGTGTTTAAGGTATAATAATCAACCTAGTTTTCAATAGTTTACTTATCTCCGCTTTTACCTTTTAGCTTTCGCTTACAAAGAACAGGGATACATTTATTGATTGTTTATTGCCGAAAATTAGAGATTAAATGCCAATAAATAGTAAATCCATTCAAATATCAAAAGAAATTATTTGAGGAAGATCATTACTGGCAAATGGAGGAAAACTGTGCCTTTGTCAAATGCTAAAACTAGCATTCACTTTATAAACTTATGTTTGAGCCCTTTCTTATTGAGATTTGTAAGGTTTAAAATGGTTCTAGTGAAATAATTACAAAATTATTGTGCATATTTTGCCTTTTAAAGCTTACTATCGCTCATACATCGTCTACTGAATGGATAAAGTAGTAATCAATGGCATAAATATTCCCAGAGAAAAAACGGTACAGATTAATATCACCATTTCTCAATTACCGTCCCATACCGTAATAGACTTGCCTGTATTTGTAATGAGAGGTAAAGAAGATGGCCCTTCTCTCTTGCTTACTGCTGGTATCCATGGTGATGAAATTAATGGCATTGAAGTAATACGTAGGCTGCTGGTAGAAGGTGTGCTGATGCCTGACAAGGGTATGGTGATTGCTATTCCGCTGGTAAATGTATACGGATTCATTTACAATTCCCGAAATTTGCCTGATGGCAAAGACCTGAATCGTTGTTTTCCTGGCTCTCCGAATGGATCTCTGGCCAACCGGGTAGCTTACATTCTGATGAATGAGATACTTCCCCATGTTGATTATGGCATTGATTTCCATACAGGAGGCTCCCGTATTACCAATTATCCCCAGATCCGGTGTGTACTCAGCCAGGATGTAAACCGGGAACTGGCAGCGGCCTTTGGTGCTCCCTATATCGTTAATTCCAACCTGATTGACAAATCGTTCCGTAAGGAAGCAGCCAGAATGGGAAAGACGATTCTGGTATACGAAGGCGGCGAATCTCTGCGTCTGGATGAATTTGCCATCAATCTTGGAAAAGATGGGATCAGGCGGTTAATGCAATACCTGGAAATGAAAAACTACCGGCAAAAACCTCAGGTTTCGGTGGTACTGCAAACCACTACCTGGCTTCGGGCTAAAATCTCAGGCATCTTCAACTGTTTTGTAGAATACGGAACCGCTGTCAGGAAGAACCAGCCTCTGGCAAACATCACCGACCCTTACGGAAACACACAAATGATCATGAAAAGCCCTCATGATGGCTATGTGATCGGGCTCAATAATATGCCTGTGGTGAATGCCGGCGATGCATTGATTCATCTGGGAGTATAATTATATCAGATTTTTACTTTCCTGCAAAGAATCTAAGATTTATGTATAATGATTAAAATATAATCGCAGGAGTATGATGAAAAATATACCAATTGGTATATTTTTGCAGTAAAGATTCTTATGTCTAAATCGGAACGGACAAAAAAGTTTATCATCGAAAAAGCAGCGCCCATTTTCAATACTAAGGGCTTTGCCGGTACTTCTTTGTCCGATCTCACAGAAGCAACTGGTTTAACGAAAGGGAGCATTTATGGCAATTTTGAAAACAAAGAAGAAATAGCTATTCATGTTTTCAAATATGGTGTAGCCAGAATGAAACAGGCTATGGAAATAAAGCTAGATACAGTAGCTCAGCCATCCCAGCAAATCTATGCTTTTCTGGATTTCTTTCTGGAATATGTTTTTGAACCTCCTGTAAGTGGTGGATGTATCATATTAAACACGGCCGTAGAAGCAGATGATAACCAGCCTGTTCTAAAAAAACATGTTTCCCAGCAACTCACTTCCTTAATTAAATATGTACAGTCGTTGCTGGAAGGAACTTCCATTGATTGGGAACAAAAGTATGAGTATAAGCCCGAAACTTTATCCTATGCTATATTTAGCTCGATTGAGGGCGCTGTCATGATATCTAGGGTACAAAATAATATCCGTCCCATGCAACAGGTGGTTAGTTACTGGAAAAAGCAGCTTAAACAATTAGAAACCCAATAATTTTTTTTATCACAAAATATACCAATTGGTATAAAAATTCAATATTATGAAAATCAGAAAAGTCGTTGTAACAGGTTTGGGTGCGCTAACGCCCCTGGGTAATTCATATCAGGCATTTTTCAGCCAGTTGCTGGCTGGCAAAAGTGGAGCTGCTCCCATTACTAAATTTGATACTACCCATTTCAAAACAAAATTTGCCTGTGAGATAAAGAACTTTATTCCAGCTGATCATTTCGTTGTGAAAGAGCTTCGGAAAATGGATTTGTACAGCCAGTATGCGATGGTAACGGCTACGGAAGCGATGAGTGTATCGGGCCTTGATCTGCAAAAAATTAATCTGGATCGGTTTGGGGTTATCTGGGCATCGGGCAACGGAGGATTCAAAACATTTGAGGAGCAGATTGCTGAATTTACCCTCAATAACAATGTACCCAGATTTAATCCTTTCTTTATTTCCCGGATGATTGCCAATATGGCTGGCGGATTAATTTCTATTAAATATGGCCTCAGAGGCATCAATTATTCAACAGTTTCGGCATGTGCTTCCGCTACCAATGCGATTATTGATGCGTATAACTATATTAAATGGGGAAAAGCCGATTTTTTTATTACCGGCGGTTCTGAAGCGCCAGTTACCCAGGCATCAATTGGGGGCTTTAATGCGATGAAAGCATTATCAACCAATAACGACAATCCACAAATAGCTTCCCGGCCATTCGACAAAGAAAGAGATGGATTTGTGATGGGAGAAGGAGCAGCTGCTTTGGTGCTGGAAGAATATGAGCATGCCATAAGCAGGGGTGCGACCATTTTTGCAGAAGTAGCAGGTGGAGGTATGTCTGCGGATGCTTATCACATGACGGCAACCCATCCGGAAGGAATGGGCGCTTATTTAGGAATGAAAGCAGCTTTAGAAGATGCAGAAATTCCGGCCAGTGAGATTGATTATATTAACGCCCATGCAACCTCTACGCCCTTAGGGGATGTATCTGAATTAAAAGCGATTGCCAAATTGTTTCAGGAGCATGCCGGGAAACTTCATATTAGTGCGACCAAATCTATGACCGGGCATTTATTGGGAGCTGCTGGTGCCATTGAGGCAGTGGCAAGTATACTATCTGTGTACCAGAATGCCATTCCTCCGACCATCAATACGAGCGAAGTTGATCCGGAAATACCCTCCGGCTTCAACCTGACATTAGGGAAAGCTGTGGCAAAAGAAGTGAATTATGCCCTAAGTAATACGTTTGGTTTTGGCGGACATAATGCAACAGCTATTTTCAAAAAACACACTGATTAGACATATTATGACTTATTATTTAGTAAAGCTTAGGTTACTATTTTAATAATATTTATAACTTTTCAAATAATATATATAAATAAGTATAAAAATGATTGATAAAAAAGTAGAATAAATTCTGTAAATAATATAGAATTTTAAACATAAGTTGTTCAAATAAAATAATTTATTAACTACTTATCTAAAAAAATTATGTAATTAGTAAAAAAATATTTTATTTTGCACAGTAAACAAAATATAACTTAACTAATAAAGAGGAAAGTTGCTTTGTTTGCGCTTATTTCTAACCAAAACAAATGTTATGAGTATTAAGAAAAAATTCCTCAAAGGCAAGCCTGTAGTGAAAATCACTTTCGAAGTAGCGAAAGAGATAGCAAATTCTGCGAAGTCCGTTTCTCTGGTAGGAGAATTCAATAACTGGGACCCTTCTGCTTCTCCAATGAAATCCACAAAAGAAGGCAAATTTTCAACAACTGTAGATCTGGAAAGCGGCAAAGAATACCAGTTCCGCTACCTGATTGATGAAACCCGCTGGGTAAATGATTCTGAAGCTGACAAATTCGTTCCTACTGTCTACGGCGATAGCGACAACTCTGTAGTAGTTGTATAAGCATATCCGCAATCTTTAAGTTTATTTTTTAAGCTTCCCAACAGGGAATCTATCAGGTTTGCTATTTTTTATTTCACCTCAGCATTATGGTAGCTTCCCTTTATTTTTTACTTTCAGGGAACTGCCGTAAGCTAATTTCTTATTTGCTTACCGGAAAGAGCTAAATCTATACGCATAATTTGTAATTTCAGGTTTTATTATCCTACTTCCGGCTGCAAAGGCTAATATTTATATTGGTAGTTATAGTTAGCGGAAAATACTTTTATCAGTTCATGCGTGCATATTTACAATTAATGCGGCCTGCCAATATTATTACAGCTATGGCTGATATTATGGCCGGTTTTGCAGGCTCAGGCTTAATTACTGAAATTATAGTTCATTGGGAAAAGTTTCCTTTTCCAACGGTTTTACCTCTATTACTACTTTCAACCATTGGCCTGTATGGTGGAGGAGTAGTATTTAATGATGTATTTGATGCCAAACTGGATGCTATAGAAAGACCAGAAAGACCTATACCCAGTGGAAGGGCTACTTTGCAAGGCGCTATTTTCTTAGGAGTAGGTTTATTACTATTAGGAGTACTTGCAGCTTTTATGGTGTCTGCCATCAGTGGAATTATTGCCATCCTCATTTCTGCCTTAGCCCTTTTATATAATAAGTATGGCAAGCATCATCCTTTTCTAGGGCCTATCAATATGGGCGCATGCAGGGGCGGGAATTTGCTGCTGGGTGTAAGTGCTTTTCCGGATGCGCTTCATGAATGGTGGTTTATTGCCCTGATTCCGATCGCTTATATTGCTGCTATTACTTCTATCAGCCGGGGCGAAGTACATGGAGGAAATAAATCTGCACTCCTGCTGGCATTTATATTATATAGCCTGGTTATTCTTAGTATTGCAGTTCTCGGATTGATACAAAGTTCACAATCCTACAAATGGCTACAAGTATTGCCTTTTCTGGCATTATTTGCCTGGCTAATCTTTCCACCGCTGAGCCGGGCATGGAAAGACCTTAAACCTCAGAATATCGGGAAGGCCGTGAAAGCCGGTATCATTGCCTTGATCGTAATGGATGCTGCCCTGGCTGTGAGTTTTGGTGTATGGTGGTATGGCCTGCTGATACTGCTGTTACTGCCGGTATCCAGGTTTTTAGCCCGTCAATTTGCCGTAACTTAAGCCGTTTGATTGATTTATTGTAATCCTAAAACCTCTTTCCCCTGTTCAAACACTACATCTACCGGAATCTGTGCTTTACTCAGGCGATCCAGGTCAGTTTGTAATTCTGCATCAATTTTTCCTTTTTCACTTACTAATTTGCCAACTTCAGTATAGTTTCCATCGCCTTGTAAGGTGAGTATGGTTTCGGATAATTCATTCATGGCTTCCTGCATTTTATCAAAATTCACCCGGTAAGTACCGCTAGAATCCCGTTCAAAGGCTCCTTTCTGCTTGAAAAAATTAAACCGGATCATATTGGCTGTTCCATGGGCGCTGGCTGCTCCAAATCGTACCGACCGGAAAATGCCTGCCATAAAGGTGGTATAGTAATTTTTAAGATCTCCCTGCAACTCGCCTTTTTTGTGTAACTGGGTAATCATATACAAACCCAGAATATCCGCTTTGCCTTCTTCCAGCGCAGAACTATGTTCTTTTAAGGCTTCTCTCACCGTTCCTTTTTTGTTGATTGTATTTTTGATACCTAATCCATGCGCCACTTCATGAAACATGGTGTTGGCAAAAAAAGCATCAAAGTCGATGTATTTCCTTTGTTCCGAAACAATCAACATTTCAGCAATGGGTATCATAATTTTATCAAACTTGGCCTGCATGGCATTTTTTAGTTGCAGTCGTCTGGTTCCTTTTTTTAACTGTACTTCTTCATCGTTGGGCAAGTTGATAGCAATGGTTTTACTGCCTGCATTACAATCTCCGGCATAATATACCACATCATAGGCATTCAGGTCGGCATCAGTGCCGGGCATTTCTTTTTTGTAGGCATCTTTTACCGGCAAACCATTTTGTAATTCCGGCAGAAAGGCAGCATACTTTGCCAGGCGTTTGCTCCATTCCTGGTCTTTTATCAGTACATATGCCTCATGGGCCGCTTTATAGCCAAAAAGCCTGTCTTCATAGGTTTCAATAGGGCCAATCACCACATCCAGTGTATTATTTTTCATGCTCATCCAGGCCAGATCACTGGGCTGATAATTATCGGTGAGTAAGGCATCTGCCCGTAGGGAAAGATATTTTTTTAAACCGGCATCTTCTGCCAGTTGGGAAGCCTGGCGAAGCAAACCGGCGGCTTTGTCTACCTGGTTTTTGAAAGCTACATGATAAGGTACAGTTCCTAATTTTCCATCGGTATTTCTGCGCAGTAAGGTATACTGGCTTTTTTTGTCCGGCAAATTCGCTTGTTCAAATTCTTCTTTGGTCATATCTGCCGGATAAAAACCAGCTCCATCCGGCTTTTGTCCAACACCCTTAATGAAGGATTCGTTGTTTTCTAGCCTGTCCCAGGGACCATAGTTTATTTGCACATATTGTTTCTGCTCCAAATCAGTAATGGCTTGAAGCAAAGAATCTTTATTGCTGTATGCTTCCATCCAGAAAAGCTCATCCATCACCTGGGCTGCCTCAATCAATAAAGGGAGCATTTGTTTTTCTTTGGCAGTAAGGCTCAAAAGAGAAGCGTTTAACCGCACAGATACATATTTGCTAAGTCTGGCTTTCATGGTGGTAGAGATATCAGCAGGCTGGATCTGAGATGCCTGTTGTTGATTTTCAGTTTCAGTTTGTTTACCTGAACAGCTTCCTAACATAAGAATAGCTATGAAGGCAATAGATGGAAGAAAATTTTTCATGGGTGGCAGTAGTCAGTATTATTGTTTTTGAACGGCTAAGTTCAAATATTTTTTATTTAAAACTATTGTATTATTCCTGAATAAAATATACTTTCAATTTCATTACACAAAATTTTTTCTGCTAATTATTCAACCTGCTATTTATATATAATACGTTTGAATAAAGCCAAAATTTACTTTATACGCTTATACCCAACGCATTAGTAAATTTTGACAAATTGGTTGGTTACTTATCAGCTTAAGTAATTAATCCGCCACTTTCTGTGCCATTACCATACTTGCTTTCTGATACTTTATTATCTATTAAACCTTTAAACCATTCTTTATGAAAATGAAGTTCTACTTCTCATTTGGCAAAATCTTGCTGCAAATGGGCATTTTTCTTTGGTGCTTCCAGGCTTTTGGGCAAAGCAGGGTCATTTCAGGTAAAGTAACAGCCCAGGAAGACAATACCCCACTCCCCGGGGTAAATGTAATTGTTAAAGGCACTACGACTGGAGCAGTTACAGATTCGAATGGTTCTTACTCAGTGACAATACCGGGTAATGATGTCTTCCTGGTATTTACCTTTATCGGTTATACAGCCCAAGAAGTAGCAGCAGGCAACCGTTCCTCCATAGATATCCAGATGGCGTCGGATGTAAAAGCACTGCAGGAAGTAGTGGTTACGGGCTATACAACCCAAAACCGCCGCGACATTACCGGTGCCGTATCAGTAGTAAAACCACAGGAATTATTAGCTACTCCGGCTGGTAATGTGCAACAGCAATTACAGGGACGGGTAGCTGGCGTAGTTACCAGTGGAACCGGAGTTCCAGGCGCCGGTGCAAAAGTACGTGTACGCGGCTTCGGGTCTTTCGGTAATAACGATCCGCTCTACATTGTAGATGGAGTGCCTACCTATAATGTAAACAACATTAACCCACAGGATATTGAGTCTATGCAGGTGTTGAAGGATGCCTCGGCTGCTTCTATTTACGGTGCCCGGGCTGCCAATGGGGTAGTAATTATGACCACCAAAAAAGGCAAAACAGGGGCACCCACGGTTAGTATAGATTCCTATTATGGCTTCCAGAAAGCACCTAAAGGCCCTAATATGTTGAATCCTACTCAATTAGGACAGTTATTCTGGGAAAGTCAGTTGAACGCTGGTCAGACACCAAGCCATGCTCAATACGGTTCCGGTGCCGAGCCCCGTTTTCCGGATTATGTGATTGCCGGCTCTCTTGCCGGAGTAATGGAGGGACATCCAGATACCGACCCTGCACTCTATAATATTGATTATGCTCGGCCCATTCACCGGATTGTACGGTTTAATAAAGAAGGCACTGACCAATGGAATGAACTATTCCGGACAGCCCCTATTCAGAGCCACCAGGTAACCGCCAACGGCGGCACAGAATTCAGTAATTATTCGGTGGGTCTCAACTTTTTTGATCAGCAGGGCTTAATGCATTATACCGGATATAAGCGCTACTCTCTCCGGGCAAACACGCAGTTTAAGGTGAAAAACAGAATCCGCTTGGGTGAAAATGTGCAGGTGAGTTATAATGAAGCCAAAGGAAGCCGTTCAGGTGAAGAAGGTGGGGAAAGTTTACTGCTAAATGCCATCCGGATATATCCATTTATACCCAGAAATGACGTTATGGGCAACTGGGCTGGTACGGCTGGAGCCGGAGCCGGTACTGGCGCTAATTCATATGCCGACCTTTACCGGAGTAAAGACGATATAAACTCAGCCATGCGTCTGTTTGGTAATGTATATGCAGAGGTCGACATTATCAATGGTCTTACCGCACGTACCTCATTTGGAGTGGATTATGAAACCCGTTACGGACAGGACTATGAATTCCGGACCTACGAGAGAGCGGAAAATATAGGTGCGAATGCCTATACCGAGCAAAACGACTGGACCCGCAACTGGACCTGGACCAATACGCTAACCTATAAAAAGGTATTTGCTGAAAAACATGATATTACTTTGCTTGCCGGTACAGAAGCCGTAAAAGAAACCGGCCGTGGCGTATCCGGCAGAAGGATTAATTTTTTCTCTGATGATCCTTATTTCCGCGTATTGACCAGAGGTGCCCCTGTAGGCCAGAACAATGATAGCTATGGCTTTGCCTCTACACTGTCCTCTGTTTTTGGCCGGGTCGATTATACGTTTAACGACAGGTATATAGTTAATGCGACCTTGAGAAGGGATGGCTCCTCCAGGTTCGGGAGCGAAAACCGGTATGGTGTATTTCCGGCAGCCAGTGTCGGATGGCGTATTTCAAGTGAGAATTTTATGAAAGGAGTCCCTTTTGTAAACGACCTGAAACTGCGTGTAGGCTGGGGACAGATGGGTAACCAGCTGAATGTAGACCGTGAAAATGCATATAGTTTTTACCGTTCTACACCTGGCAACTCTTCCTATGACCTGGGAGGAACAGGCAATTCAGTAATGATGGGCTTTGATATGGACCGGATTGGGTTTAGCCGTACCAAATGGGAAGCAGCCACTACCACTAACCTGGGAATTGATGCCGTACTGTTCGACAGCCGTCTGGACGTTGCCCTTGATGTGTATAACCGTACTACTGAAGGCCTCCTTGTCCGGGCACAGGCAGCAGGTACGCTGGGCGATGCTACCCTGCCTTTTGTAAATCTGGGCGATATTCGTAACCGGGGTATCGACCTTACCCTTGGCACCCGCGGAGATATCGGAGGCTCGGGTCTCAAATATGATGTAGTATTGACCCTGGCCCACTATAAAAATGAAGCTTTACGGGTAGGGGCAAATGCAAAGGATTTTATTCAGGGTTCTGTTTTACGGAATGTGGAAATCACCCGCAGCGAAGCTGGCCAGCCTATTTCTTCGTTCCGTGGCTATACTATTGATGGATTCTACAACACGCAGGAAGAAGTAGACGCTGGGCCGGACCAACCCCAGAAAGGGATAGGTTCCTGGAGAATCCGCGACCGGAATAATGATGGAGTAATCAATGCGGATGATCAGTCCTATATTGGCAGCCCTCATCCTGATCTTACGACAGGTCTTAATTTTACCCTTGCTTACAAAGGTTTTGACCTTAGCATCTTCCTTTATTCAGTGCTTGGGAATGAGATCTATAATAACACGAAATGGTGGACCGATTTTAACTCTTTCCAGGGAAACAGAAGTGTGCGGATGCTGGAGCAATCCTGGAGAGCAGGAGCAGATAATTCCAAAGCAGTACTGCCGATCTTAAATGCTACAGACACTTATAGCAACAGTATTGCCAATACTTATATGGTAGAGAGTGGTTCTTATTTAAGAGCCCGTACGATGCAGTTAGGTTATAATTTTCCTAAAACCCTCATAAGCCGCCTGGGTATGAGCAATCTAAGGCTGTACGTGCAAGGCCAGAACATATTTACCATTACCAATTACACCGGGGTTGATCCCGATGTAAGTTCACAGAGCCAAATAACGGGTCAAGAAACTGGGATGGGTATAGACATGGGATGGTATCCAAATCCGAAGCAATTTCTTCTGGGATTAAATCTGAGTTTCTGAGAAAAGCCTTTAGAGAAAAGGAGAAGTTTAATTAATAATTAAAACCATTCGCTTTAAAATTAACATTGATAAAATATGAAAAATATAATCACCATAGTTGCAGGTTTTCTCCTGGCTGGTGCGGTCCTGGTGGCCTGTAAAGAGTCTTTCCTCGAAGAGCCACCCAGGGGTACATTTAGTGAAAGTGTTTTAAAAAACCGGGCTGGTATTGATGGACTATTAATTGGTTCCTATTCCCTGCTTGATGGGGTAGGAGGGCCATCGGGAAACTGGGAAGCAGCCGGTTCCAACTGGGTATTTGGTAACGTAACTTCTGATGATGCTTACAAAGGTACAGATGCAGGTGACCAGATTGAGATTAATCCTATTGAGCGCTATGAGGCGTTGCCTACTAACGGATACTTTAATTTCAAGTGGCGTCATCAATATGACGGTGTATCCCGGGCAAATGATGTGCTGCGCCTCTTACCTGAAGCCAAGGATATTCCTGAAGCGGAACAGCTCCAGATTACAGCAGAAGCCCGTTTCCTGCGTGGATATTATCATTTTGATGCGAAGCGGATGTGGAATAAGGTGCCTTATATTGATGAAAACACAGT from Rhodocytophaga rosea carries:
- a CDS encoding sodium:solute symporter family protein, whose amino-acid sequence is MELALLDWLIIAAFFVISLLIGLKYTKQAGQDTSHFFLGGRNLSWWIAGTSMVATTFAADTPLAVTELVATGGIAGNWLWWNMLAGGMLTTFFFAKFWRRANILTDIELIEIRYSGKPAAFLRGFRAIYMGIFMNALIIGWVNVALVAILQVFFNIPNEQSLWYVAAAMFIVVIYTSMSGLLGVAITDVVQFIIAMGGCIILAIIVVSSDEIGGITGLKEKLPSWSLSFFPNIGGKTTDGTASNLTTLTLSLGSFLAFVGVQWWAAWYPGAEPGGGGYVAQRMMSAKNERHAIIATLFFQIAHYCLRPWPWILVGLCSLVLYPELSVADKKLGFVMTMKDFLPVGLKGLLLVAFLAAYMSTISTQLNWGTSYLVNDFYRRFVKPDASEKSLVTASRVATLIMMLVALFATSRINSISAVWQFIIECGAGLGLVLILRWYWWRINAWSEITATLVPFIAYGVSKFVLGWTEPIIENPRSFFFTVGVTTISWLVITFVTQPTDRSVLASFYNKIKPDGAWGPFQQANSGSSGRIGILFVCWISSVVMTYSMLFLIGELIFMEWARVLIYLVIVVASAAVLFYTSSRIKIFED
- a CDS encoding succinylglutamate desuccinylase/aspartoacylase family protein, with the translated sequence MDKVVINGINIPREKTVQINITISQLPSHTVIDLPVFVMRGKEDGPSLLLTAGIHGDEINGIEVIRRLLVEGVLMPDKGMVIAIPLVNVYGFIYNSRNLPDGKDLNRCFPGSPNGSLANRVAYILMNEILPHVDYGIDFHTGGSRITNYPQIRCVLSQDVNRELAAAFGAPYIVNSNLIDKSFRKEAARMGKTILVYEGGESLRLDEFAINLGKDGIRRLMQYLEMKNYRQKPQVSVVLQTTTWLRAKISGIFNCFVEYGTAVRKNQPLANITDPYGNTQMIMKSPHDGYVIGLNNMPVVNAGDALIHLGV
- a CDS encoding TetR/AcrR family transcriptional regulator, translating into MSKSERTKKFIIEKAAPIFNTKGFAGTSLSDLTEATGLTKGSIYGNFENKEEIAIHVFKYGVARMKQAMEIKLDTVAQPSQQIYAFLDFFLEYVFEPPVSGGCIILNTAVEADDNQPVLKKHVSQQLTSLIKYVQSLLEGTSIDWEQKYEYKPETLSYAIFSSIEGAVMISRVQNNIRPMQQVVSYWKKQLKQLETQ
- the fabF gene encoding beta-ketoacyl-ACP synthase II — protein: MKIRKVVVTGLGALTPLGNSYQAFFSQLLAGKSGAAPITKFDTTHFKTKFACEIKNFIPADHFVVKELRKMDLYSQYAMVTATEAMSVSGLDLQKINLDRFGVIWASGNGGFKTFEEQIAEFTLNNNVPRFNPFFISRMIANMAGGLISIKYGLRGINYSTVSACASATNAIIDAYNYIKWGKADFFITGGSEAPVTQASIGGFNAMKALSTNNDNPQIASRPFDKERDGFVMGEGAAALVLEEYEHAISRGATIFAEVAGGGMSADAYHMTATHPEGMGAYLGMKAALEDAEIPASEIDYINAHATSTPLGDVSELKAIAKLFQEHAGKLHISATKSMTGHLLGAAGAIEAVASILSVYQNAIPPTINTSEVDPEIPSGFNLTLGKAVAKEVNYALSNTFGFGGHNATAIFKKHTD
- a CDS encoding isoamylase early set domain-containing protein; the encoded protein is MSIKKKFLKGKPVVKITFEVAKEIANSAKSVSLVGEFNNWDPSASPMKSTKEGKFSTTVDLESGKEYQFRYLIDETRWVNDSEADKFVPTVYGDSDNSVVVV
- the eboC gene encoding UbiA-like protein EboC (EboC, a homolog the polyprenyltransferase UbiA, belongs to system of proteins involved in the trafficking of precursor metabolites to an extracytoplasmic compartment so that the biosynthesis of certain natural products, such as scytonemin, can be completed.), with the translated sequence MRAYLQLMRPANIITAMADIMAGFAGSGLITEIIVHWEKFPFPTVLPLLLLSTIGLYGGGVVFNDVFDAKLDAIERPERPIPSGRATLQGAIFLGVGLLLLGVLAAFMVSAISGIIAILISALALLYNKYGKHHPFLGPINMGACRGGNLLLGVSAFPDALHEWWFIALIPIAYIAAITSISRGEVHGGNKSALLLAFILYSLVILSIAVLGLIQSSQSYKWLQVLPFLALFAWLIFPPLSRAWKDLKPQNIGKAVKAGIIALIVMDAALAVSFGVWWYGLLILLLLPVSRFLARQFAVT